Proteins found in one Zea mays cultivar B73 chromosome 1, Zm-B73-REFERENCE-NAM-5.0, whole genome shotgun sequence genomic segment:
- the LOC103643674 gene encoding fructokinase-like 2, chloroplastic: MVASSIGIKGSTTNVSMDVRRYNSMPFHYTGEEEEIGTSRAKKIGLGKCGGGPISFDLRRRRHRGERCAMRRLGRKTTGYANRIRKRINGIRLFWYDVSTPYPHNYGPKCNLLRPNLRSPPCPLGFCCSSLLSSDWRGYRDFCYLPPLMAYLLLHPQFTCSQPPSHRLRGQIHYKTNNMGKNMAKSTVSLLNRSANFASRTSQDAVDGLSDESDGETSTKKKRTPRRGRKKATVETSRDVGEEIEVITEQTAAEETKEVKRRGRKKAATSASSEEEKDKAKEPKKRGRRKVKTVEEPIDNAGEHLSKDLMLYNEREDQTRLQNSASVLESKIASVLHEDIGEVDDLIPLVCCFGPAKYSFIPSGRPANRLIDHEIHDRMKDMFWSPDKFVRAPGGSSSNVALALAAIGGRVAFMGKLGDDDYGQSLLYHLNINGVQTRAVYMDPSAPTAVSLMKVRTEGSLKTNCVKPCAEDCFLPSDINPAVLKEAKMFYYNSSALLEPTTESSLLKAIDVSKKFGGTIFFDLNLPLPLWSSSKETKSLIKEAWEAANIIEVTKQELEFLCSIKPSEKFDTNDNDKSKFTHYSSEVIMKLWHSNLKVLFVTNGTSKIHYYTETHNGWVRGTEDAPITPFTGDMSQSGDAIVAALMRMLVINPHLITDKVYLHKAVKHAIKCGVIDQWVLARERGFLPKERADPTSEQYEVKSITEREYRTLPDAMQSENTSTSELAYVE, translated from the exons AAGTGCGGAGGAGGCCCGATTTCATTTGATTTGAGGCGGCGCAGGCACAGAGGAGAGCGCTGCGCCATGCGCCGACTGGGGAGGAAAACAACAGGTTACGCGAACAGAATAAGAAAGCGAATTAATGGAATACGCCTTTTCTGGTATGACGTTTCTACCCCTTATCCTCATAACTATGGGCCAAAGTGTAATTTGCTCCGGCCAAATCTCCGTTCCCCTCCTTGTCCCCTGGGGTTTTGCTGTTCCTCGTTGCTGAGCAGTGATTGGAGGGGCTACCGGGATTTTTGCTACTTGCCTCCATTGATGGCTTATCTTCTTCTCCATCCTCAGTTCACTTGCTCCCAGCCCCCTTCTCATCGATTGAG GGGTCAAATACATTACAAGACAAACAATATGGGGAAGAACATGGCTAAATCTACAGTGAGTTTGCTTAACCGCAGTGCTAATTTTGCATCAAGGACTTCACAAGATGCCGTGGATGGGTTAAGCGATGAAAGTGACGGTGAAACCTCAACAAAAAAGAAGAGAACCCCAAGACGTGGAAGAAAGAAAGCCACCGTTGAAACATCGAGAGATGTAGGAGAAGAAATCGAAGTCATCACTGAACAAACGGCCGCTGAAGAGACTAAGGAAGTTAAGAGGAGAGGCCGCAAGAAAG CTGCTACTTCTGCAAGCTCAGAAGAGGAGAAGGATAAGGCCAAGGAACCGAAGAAGAGGGGACGTAGAAAAGTTAAGACTGTAGAGGAACCTATTGATAATGCTGGAGAGCATCTGAGCAAAGATTTGATGCTCTATAATGAAAGAGAAGATCAGACTCGTCTACAGAATTCTGCCAGTGTTCTGGAAAGTAAAATAGCGTCAGTGCTACATGAGGATATTGGAGAGGTTGACGATTTAATTCCGCTCGTGTGCTGCTTTGGACCTGCCAAATACTCCTTTATTCCTTCTGGAAGACCAGCAAATAGGTTGATAGACCATGAGATTCATGATAGAATGAAGGACATGTTTTGGTCTCCAGACAAATTTGTGAGGGCACCAGGAGGGTCTTCATCCAATGTTGCTCTAGCTTTAGCAGCGATTGGTGGAAGGGTTGCATTCATGGGAAAATTAGGTGATGATGACTACGGTCAAAGTTTGCTGTATCACTTAAACATCAATGGAGTTCAAACTCGAGCAGTTTATATGGACCCTTCAGCACCAACTGCTGTGTCTTTGATGAAGGTCAGAACCGAAGGAAGTCTGAAGACAAACTGTGTTAAACCTTGTGCTGAGGATTGTTTCCTGCCGTCTGATATCAACCCGGCAGTTCTAAAAGAG GCTAAGATGTTTTACTATAATTCTTCAGCTTTGCTTGAGCCCACTACAGAGTCATCATTGTTGAAAGCTATTGATGTTTCAAAGAAATTTGGTGGTACAATATTCTTTGACCTTAATCTTCCACTTCCACTATGGTCATCCAGCAAGGAAACCAAGTCACTCATTAAGGAGGCATGGGAAGCTGCCAATATCATTGAAGTCACAAAACAAGAACTTGAGTTCCTTTGCAGCATCAAACCTTCTGAGAAATTTGACACAAATGATAATGATAAATCCAAATTCACACACTATAGTTCAGAAGTTATTATGAAATTGTGGCACAGTAATCTCAAGGTCCTCTTTGTGACAAATGGTACCTCCAAGATTCACTATTACACAGAAACACACAATGGCTGGGTCCGTGGTACAGAAGATGCACCGATCACTCCTTTCACCGGTGATATGTCACAATCTGGCGATGCCATTGTTGCAG CCCTCATGAGGATGCTGGTAATTAACCCTCACCTGATCACAGACAAGGTTTACTTGCACAAGGCAGTCAAACATGCTATTAAATGTGGTGTCATCGACCAGTGGGTGCTCGCGCGAGAACGGGGCTTCCTTCCCAAAGAGAGAGCAGATCCAACCAGCGAGCAGTACGAAGTGAAGTCCATCACAGAGAGGGAATACCGCACACTTCCTGATGCCATGCAATCAGAAAACACGTCAACCAGTGAACTTGCTTATGTGGAGTGA